Below is a genomic region from Caulobacter sp. FWC26.
CGCCAGATCCAAGTGCAGATGACCCTGGGGCAACACACCCAGGACCCGCATTTCTCCTTCTACCACTTCAGCCCTTCGGGCTTCGCCGTCGAAGTGATCGCCGAAACCCATCCCTGGCCCGGCGATCCCTTCGAACTGAACGCCGAGCGCCTGAGCTACTGGGGGCACCAGCTGGTCGGGCCCATCCTCGGCACGACCATCCGCACGCCCGAGGAGCTGCGCTGATGGGGCTGCTCGACGGCAAGGTCGCCTTGGTCACGGGCGGCGGCGGCGGCATCGGCCGCGGCATCGCCCGCCGTTTCATCCGGGAAGGCGCGACCGTCCTGGTCGCCGAATTCAACGAGGACTATTGCGCGACCATCAAGGCGGAGCTGACCGAGGAGCTGGGCGGGCGGGCCGAAGTGATTAAGGCCGATGTGCGCGTCAAGGACCAGATCCAGGGCGCGGTGCAGAAGGCGGTCGATCTGTTCGGCGGCCTCGACATCCTCGTCAACAACGCCTTCACCCTCAGCCCCAAGGTCCTGCTCGAGCAGAAGACCGACGAGATGCTGGACAGCACCCTGCATTCGGGGCTCTGGGCGGGGTGGTGGGCCATGCAAGCCGCGCGGCCCCACATGGCCGCCCGCGGCGGCGGCTCGATCATCAACTTCTATTCGATCGACGTGGAGACAGCCGCCTGGCTGAACGCCGACTACAACATCACCAAATCGGCGCTCCGCGGCCTCACGCGCAGCGCCGCCCACGAGTGGGGGCGGTTCAACATCCGGGTCAACCTGCTGTCGCCGGCGGCGATGGGCACGGTCTTTCACCGCATGGCCGAGGCCATGCCGGGCTTCGCCGAGATGGCGGCCTCGCGCAAGCCTCTGCTGCGCAACGGCGACCCTGAAGAGGATATCGCGCCCGTCGCGGTGTTCCTGGCCTCGGAGATGTCGCGCTTCGTGACCGGCGAACTAATCAACGTCGATGGCGGTCTGCACATGCCAGGCTACCAGTCGCGACCGCCGAACGTCGCGGAGATGGAACAACAAGGCGGCTAGAGCCGTCCAAGGGGAGACACAGATGGGTTTACTGGACGGCAAGGTGGCGCTGGTCACCGGCGCGGCCGGCTCTATCGGCTCGGAGACGGCGCTGGCGCTGGCCGAAAAGGGCGCTCGGGTCGTGCTGACCGACCTTCGGGCTCCGGAGCTTTCAGCGGTCACCGATCGCTTGCAGGCGCAAGGTCACGAGGTGGCCTGCAAGGTCGGGGACATCACCGACGAGGACGACATCCGGGCGGTGGTCGAGTTCGCCGTCGCGACCTTCGGCGGCGTCGACATTCTCGACAACAACGCCGGCGCGACGGGCTTTTCATCCCGCGACCTGGACATCCCTGAGATGCCCGTCGAGCTTTGGGATCAGGTCCAGTCGATCAACGCCCGCGCGCCGATGCTGTTTTGCAAGCACGCCATCCCGTCGATGCTGGCGCGGGGCGGTGGATCGATTGTCAACATCTCGTCGGGCCAGTCCCTTTCGGGCGACGTCAGCAATTTCGCCTATGCGGCGGGCAAGGCCGCGGTGAACGCCCTGACCCGTCACCTGGCGACCGCATATAGCCCCAAGGGCGTGCGGGTCAACGCCATCGCCGCGGGTCTGATCATCCAGCCGGGCATGGAGCAACGGCTGCCCGCGCACATCCAGAACATTTTCCTGAGCCATTGCCTGGTGCCGCGCCTGGGGACCCCGCGCGACATCGCCAACATGGTGGTGTTCCTGGCGTCCGACCTCAGCTCCTACGTCACCGGCCAGATCCTCTCCGTCGACGGCGGGTTCACCGCGCACCTGCCCAGCGTGGCCGACATGCGGCCCACTATCGAAGGCATGAGAAAGGCGCCCGGCCAATGGAGTTGAAGGGAAAAACCGTCGTCCTGACCGGGGCCTCCGCCGGCATTGGCGCGGCGACGGCGCTCGATCTGAGCAACGCCGGGTGCAATCTGGTGCTGACGAGCCGCCGGCTGGAGAGGCTCGAGGCGCTGGCCGCGACCTTGCCGGGCCCCAGCGCCTTGCTGGCGGCGGATATCGCCGAGCCCGATGTTCCAGAGCAACTTCTGGCGTTGGCCAAGGCGCGATTTGGGCGCGCCGACGTGGTGATCAACAATGCCGGGGTTATGGCCGTCGGAACGATGGACACCATCGATCTCGACGCCGTCAGCTACATGATCCGGGTTAACTTCGAGGCCGTGGTGCGCTCGTCCTACGTGTTCGCTCGAGAGTTTCGCGGTCAGTCGTCTGGCGCGATCATCAACGTGTCGAGCATCAGCGCCTACCTGATCTCCCGGGCGGGCGGCGTCTATGGGGGGCTCAAGCATGCGCTCGAGGCCTTCACCCAATCGCTGCGGATCGAACTGGCCGGCGCTGGCGTCAAGGTCGGATCGATCGCGCCGGGTTCGACCTCAAGCGAGATGTTCGACAGGATGATGGCGGCGGCGAAGATTGAAGATCCGGTCGCGCTCGATCCCAAAGATATCGCTCGGGCCATCCGGTTCATGCTTGAGCAGCCCGACCACGCGACCATCGCGCGCCTGGCGATCTATCCGCAAAGCGAAGCCCACTAAGCCGGGCCTCTCCAAGGCCGCGATGCGTCATCCCCGCGGCGGTGCGGGGATGACGACCCGGCGCGGTGGGGCCCTAGGCGGCGGAGGCCGCTTCGAGAGTGGCCTGACGCTCCAGCCCCATTTCCTGCATTTCGCGCTTGAGGGTGGGATAGTAGGCGATCGCGCCCTGTAGGCCGCCCGAGACATCGATCGAGGCCGCGCTCAGGAAGGTCGCAAGGTCGCTGGCCAAGAACAGGCAGACATTGGCCACCTCCTCGGGACGGCCGAACCGACCGAGGGGCACGACCTTGACCACCATTTCGAGGAACTCCTCGCGCGAGATGGACGGGGGCATCTCCTTGTAGTGGCGATCCCACTGGCCCGTATCGATCCAACCCATGTTCAGGCTGTTGACCAGGATGTTGTCCTTGGCCAGCTGCTGGCCCAAGAGCTTGGCCAGGGCGATCCCCGCGGCGCGGTTGGTCACCGAGGGAATGCCGTCCGGCGTCGGCAGGGCCCCGGCCAGGGCGTTGATGTTGATGATCCGCCCCCACTGTTGCGCGCGCATGTGAGGCACGACCGCCTGGACGAACCGGAAATGGGCGATCTGGATGTTGTTGGCGTGGTCGAGGATATCCTCGGGCTCCAAGGTTTCGAGGCTGCCGCCCTTGCCCTGGCCGGCGTTGTTGACCAGCACGTCGACGCCGCCCCAGGTTTCGGCGACCTGATTGACGAAGGCGCGAACGGCGGCGGTATTGCGCACATCGAGCGCGACCGCGATGACCTCCGCGGCGCCAAGCACGCGCATGTCTTCAGCGATGGCCGACAGCGTGTCGGGGTTGCGCGAGCAGATCGCCAGCCGCACGCCTTCGCGGGCGAAGGCCGCGGCCGTGGCCCGCCCGATTCCTCGGCTCGCGCCGGTCACAATCACCCGTTTGGCGCTCAGATCGATATGCATGTCCGATGTTTCCTCGAAGCTTCTGACGAGCTGTCCGATGTCGATATTTTCTAGTCAAAACTCCGGTTTTTGTCTCGTTTATTTTCCGAAAGCGGGCCGTACGCGGTTTGCGCGCCGAGGCGACGCAAGTTAGGCTGAAGATTGTATATCGGAGCACCCCAAGCATGACCTCCAGCGCCCGGACGGCTCGTCCGGACATCCTGGCCAGGCGCTCGGCCAGACGCGCGGAA
It encodes:
- a CDS encoding SDR family NAD(P)-dependent oxidoreductase, which produces MGLLDGKVALVTGGGGGIGRGIARRFIREGATVLVAEFNEDYCATIKAELTEELGGRAEVIKADVRVKDQIQGAVQKAVDLFGGLDILVNNAFTLSPKVLLEQKTDEMLDSTLHSGLWAGWWAMQAARPHMAARGGGSIINFYSIDVETAAWLNADYNITKSALRGLTRSAAHEWGRFNIRVNLLSPAAMGTVFHRMAEAMPGFAEMAASRKPLLRNGDPEEDIAPVAVFLASEMSRFVTGELINVDGGLHMPGYQSRPPNVAEMEQQGG
- a CDS encoding SDR family NAD(P)-dependent oxidoreductase: MGLLDGKVALVTGAAGSIGSETALALAEKGARVVLTDLRAPELSAVTDRLQAQGHEVACKVGDITDEDDIRAVVEFAVATFGGVDILDNNAGATGFSSRDLDIPEMPVELWDQVQSINARAPMLFCKHAIPSMLARGGGSIVNISSGQSLSGDVSNFAYAAGKAAVNALTRHLATAYSPKGVRVNAIAAGLIIQPGMEQRLPAHIQNIFLSHCLVPRLGTPRDIANMVVFLASDLSSYVTGQILSVDGGFTAHLPSVADMRPTIEGMRKAPGQWS
- a CDS encoding SDR family oxidoreductase; the encoded protein is MELKGKTVVLTGASAGIGAATALDLSNAGCNLVLTSRRLERLEALAATLPGPSALLAADIAEPDVPEQLLALAKARFGRADVVINNAGVMAVGTMDTIDLDAVSYMIRVNFEAVVRSSYVFAREFRGQSSGAIINVSSISAYLISRAGGVYGGLKHALEAFTQSLRIELAGAGVKVGSIAPGSTSSEMFDRMMAAAKIEDPVALDPKDIARAIRFMLEQPDHATIARLAIYPQSEAH
- a CDS encoding SDR family oxidoreductase, which codes for MHIDLSAKRVIVTGASRGIGRATAAAFAREGVRLAICSRNPDTLSAIAEDMRVLGAAEVIAVALDVRNTAAVRAFVNQVAETWGGVDVLVNNAGQGKGGSLETLEPEDILDHANNIQIAHFRFVQAVVPHMRAQQWGRIININALAGALPTPDGIPSVTNRAAGIALAKLLGQQLAKDNILVNSLNMGWIDTGQWDRHYKEMPPSISREEFLEMVVKVVPLGRFGRPEEVANVCLFLASDLATFLSAASIDVSGGLQGAIAYYPTLKREMQEMGLERQATLEAASAA